One Candidatus Tectomicrobia bacterium genomic region harbors:
- a CDS encoding 4Fe-4S dicluster domain-containing protein, which produces MARWGMVIDLDRCTGCGACTAACKAENNIPFVGPEESARGRAINWMEMIPMEEHGEHGAEAPMMPRPCMHCDDPPCTKVCPVYATYSTPEGIVAQNFARCIGCRFCMAACPYTVKFFNWFEYRANGTLGNPDVSTRPAGVVEKCTFCHHRLQQARERARAAGRPFRAGDYVPACVETCPSEAIEFGDLDDPRSRVSRLRRSPRARPLLPELGTKPKVVYLVREERHEIT; this is translated from the coding sequence ATGGCGCGCTGGGGAATGGTCATTGATTTGGACCGCTGCACGGGCTGCGGCGCCTGCACGGCCGCCTGCAAGGCGGAAAACAACATTCCTTTCGTGGGTCCTGAGGAGTCCGCCCGGGGCCGCGCCATCAATTGGATGGAAATGATCCCGATGGAAGAGCACGGCGAACACGGCGCGGAGGCGCCGATGATGCCGCGTCCGTGCATGCACTGCGACGACCCGCCTTGCACGAAAGTCTGCCCGGTCTACGCCACGTATTCGACCCCCGAGGGCATCGTGGCCCAGAATTTCGCGCGCTGCATCGGCTGCCGCTTCTGCATGGCCGCCTGCCCCTACACGGTCAAATTCTTCAATTGGTTCGAATACCGCGCAAACGGCACCCTCGGGAACCCCGACGTTTCGACGCGGCCCGCCGGAGTCGTCGAAAAATGCACCTTCTGCCATCACCGGCTCCAGCAGGCCCGGGAGCGCGCCCGGGCGGCCGGCCGCCCCTTCCGGGCCGGGGATTACGTCCCGGCTTGCGTGGAAACCTGCCCGTCGGAAGCCATCGAATTCGGGGATCTGGATGATCCCCGTTCGCGTGTCTCAAGGCTTCGGCGCAGCCCGCGGGCCCGGCCCCTGCTCCCCGAGCTCGGAACCAAGCCCAAAGTCGTCTATCTGGTGAGAGAGGAACGGCATGAGATCACGTGA
- the nrfD gene encoding polysulfide reductase NrfD, with amino-acid sequence MRSRDALGSDAHLLRPIEETGRGFYVAVGFLLAGVAAGAAAYWFQLTRGLGVTGLNQPVSWGFYVTNFVFFIGISHAGTLISAILRMSQAEWRRPITRMAEVITVMVLFIGAGNILLDLGRPDRALNVLLYGRYQSPLLWDATSISAYLTASVFYLYLPLIPDIAILRDHSSKYRLFYTVLALGWAGTEGQIRILNRAVAIMAVLVIPIAVSVHTVVSFVFSMTLQPGWHSTIFGPYFVVGAIFSGIAALIIFMVVFRRVYRLENYLRHVHFNYLGLLLMTMSFLWFYFTFAEYITGFYGNEPEEMKVFWVKFTGNYAFFFWAMVACNFVVPMILLGIRRFRTILGILVASIFVSVGMWLERFIIIIPTLSHPRLPLDTVGYMPTLVEWGLMVGCFSLFSLFYLLFTKIFPIISIWEIREGREAGLREVEERIRSYLPEEGEPVAARRLIAEGIENE; translated from the coding sequence ATGAGATCACGTGACGCCCTGGGCTCCGACGCTCATCTCCTCCGCCCGATCGAGGAAACGGGAAGGGGATTCTATGTCGCCGTGGGCTTCCTTCTCGCCGGAGTGGCCGCCGGCGCCGCCGCCTACTGGTTCCAGCTCACCCGCGGCCTGGGGGTGACCGGGCTGAATCAGCCCGTGAGCTGGGGCTTCTATGTGACCAATTTCGTCTTTTTCATCGGAATCAGCCATGCCGGCACGCTCATCTCCGCCATCCTCCGGATGAGCCAGGCCGAATGGCGCCGGCCCATCACCCGCATGGCCGAAGTGATCACTGTCATGGTCCTTTTCATCGGCGCGGGAAACATCCTTCTTGATCTCGGGCGCCCGGATCGCGCCTTGAACGTCCTCCTTTACGGGCGCTACCAGAGCCCGCTGCTCTGGGACGCGACGAGCATCTCCGCCTATCTGACCGCCAGCGTGTTCTACCTGTACCTGCCGCTCATACCCGACATCGCCATCCTGCGGGACCACTCCTCCAAATACCGCCTCTTCTACACGGTGCTCGCCCTCGGGTGGGCCGGCACAGAGGGGCAGATACGAATACTCAACCGGGCCGTCGCCATCATGGCGGTCTTGGTCATCCCCATCGCGGTGTCGGTGCACACGGTCGTTTCCTTCGTGTTCTCGATGACGCTCCAGCCGGGATGGCACAGCACGATCTTCGGTCCCTATTTCGTCGTCGGCGCCATCTTCAGCGGAATCGCCGCCCTCATCATCTTCATGGTCGTTTTCCGCCGCGTCTACCGGCTTGAGAACTACCTGCGCCACGTCCACTTCAACTACCTGGGCCTCCTGCTCATGACAATGAGCTTCCTGTGGTTCTACTTCACCTTTGCCGAGTACATTACGGGGTTCTACGGAAACGAGCCCGAGGAGATGAAGGTCTTCTGGGTGAAGTTCACGGGCAATTACGCATTCTTCTTCTGGGCGATGGTGGCCTGCAATTTCGTCGTGCCGATGATCCTGCTGGGAATCCGCCGGTTCCGCACCATCCTGGGCATCCTCGTCGCCTCCATATTCGTGAGCGTCGGCATGTGGCTCGAGCGCTTCATCATCATCATTCCGACGCTCTCCCACCCGCGCCTTCCCTTGGATACGGTCGGTTATATGCCGACCCTTGTCGAATGGGGCCTCATGGTGGGGTGCTTCTCCTTGTTCAGCCTTTTCTACCTGCTCTTCACGAAGATATTCCCCATCATCTCGATCTGGGAGATCAGGGAAGGACGGGAGGCCGGTCTCCGGGAAGTCGAAGAGCGCATTCGAAGCTACCTGCCGGAAGAAGGGGAGCCGGTGGCGGCCAGGCGCCTCATCGCAGAAGGAATCGAAAATGAATGA
- a CDS encoding c-type cytochrome — MNAKNRLRWTLMFIILLASVPSASLAAGPAAVLPDNPVGGSMVFVEKRCILCHSIQGYGGTRGPDLGRLQLSGGFLAMAGIMWNHAPKMISALAQENMSFPQFSTLEMSQLVAFLYTLNYLDPPGDAREGEEAFAAKRCVSCHSVGGAGGKVGPALDQYGRFASPVFVATALWNKGIPMSEAMERERILRPTLSGRDVRNIVEFIQARSRIFPAPEVLLPVFVRPGNPREGASLFVSKQCVNCHAADEMKPGIGPALAARKLKVSLSTIAGRMWNHSPEMWAVWKKKGMSPISFTVDEMADVTAFLYFLQFQSPQGDPARGAAVFAEQGCAGCHSAEGSRKPMAPDLRAKGPWASDIDLAREMWNHAGNMYGTLLGSAREWPKLTERHVADLLAYVRSIGGTHRAKK, encoded by the coding sequence ATGAACGCTAAGAATCGGCTTCGCTGGACGCTCATGTTCATCATTCTTCTTGCTTCCGTTCCTTCCGCCTCCCTTGCCGCCGGCCCCGCCGCCGTCTTGCCCGACAACCCTGTCGGCGGAAGCATGGTATTCGTCGAAAAGAGGTGCATCCTCTGCCATTCGATACAGGGATATGGGGGGACGAGGGGACCGGACCTCGGGCGGCTCCAGCTCAGCGGGGGCTTCCTGGCGATGGCGGGCATCATGTGGAACCACGCGCCGAAGATGATCTCCGCCTTGGCCCAGGAGAACATGTCGTTCCCGCAGTTCTCGACCTTGGAGATGAGCCAACTCGTCGCTTTTCTCTACACGCTGAACTATCTCGATCCCCCCGGGGATGCGCGCGAGGGAGAGGAGGCCTTCGCCGCGAAGCGGTGCGTTTCCTGCCACAGCGTGGGCGGGGCGGGCGGAAAGGTGGGTCCCGCCCTCGACCAGTACGGGCGTTTCGCTTCGCCTGTCTTTGTGGCCACGGCGCTTTGGAACAAGGGGATCCCGATGTCGGAGGCGATGGAGCGGGAGCGCATCCTCCGGCCCACGCTCAGCGGCCGGGACGTGCGCAATATCGTGGAATTCATCCAGGCCCGTTCCCGCATATTTCCCGCTCCAGAGGTGCTGTTGCCGGTGTTCGTCCGCCCGGGAAACCCGCGCGAAGGAGCCTCGCTGTTCGTATCGAAGCAGTGCGTGAACTGCCATGCGGCCGACGAGATGAAGCCGGGGATTGGCCCCGCCTTGGCGGCGCGCAAGCTCAAGGTGAGCCTCTCGACCATCGCGGGCCGGATGTGGAATCACAGTCCGGAGATGTGGGCGGTCTGGAAGAAAAAGGGGATGTCTCCCATATCGTTCACGGTGGATGAGATGGCCGACGTGACCGCGTTCCTCTATTTCCTGCAATTCCAATCCCCCCAGGGAGATCCGGCCAGGGGCGCCGCTGTTTTCGCCGAGCAGGGGTGCGCGGGATGCCATAGCGCGGAGGGAAGCCGGAAGCCCATGGCGCCGGACCTGCGCGCCAAGGGGCCATGGGCGAGCGACATCGATCTCGCCCGGGAGATGTGGAACCATGCGGGCAACATGTATGGCACCCTCCTCGGCTCCGCGCGCGAGTGGCCGAAGCTCACCGAGCGGCATGTGGCCGATCTCTTGGCCTACGTCCGTTCGATTGGGGGGACACATAGGGCGAAGAAATAA
- a CDS encoding cytochrome c, translating into MALNFVPGIPAEEDEMGRCLAAGGAAVLVFSWLAVGAASVQGDSAKGKKTYDTLCVGCHGETGKGDGPAAAALNPKPKDLSNKTLMSALTDAFLYEITAKGGAGVDRSPLMPGWNGTLKEQDIWDVVAYMRSLAK; encoded by the coding sequence GTGGCTCTAAACTTCGTGCCGGGAATTCCGGCGGAGGAGGATGAGATGGGGCGTTGTTTGGCGGCCGGCGGAGCGGCGGTTTTGGTCTTCTCCTGGCTTGCGGTCGGAGCGGCATCCGTGCAGGGCGACTCGGCCAAAGGGAAGAAAACCTACGACACGCTGTGCGTGGGCTGCCACGGGGAGACGGGAAAAGGCGATGGGCCCGCCGCGGCCGCCTTGAATCCCAAGCCGAAGGATTTAAGCAATAAGACCCTCATGTCGGCCCTGACCGACGCGTTTCTCTATGAGATTACCGCCAAGGGCGGCGCCGGCGTCGATCGATCCCCATTGATGCCCGGCTGGAACGGTACCTTGAAGGAACAGGACATTTGGGATGTCGTCGCCTACATGCGGAGCTTGGCCAAGTAG
- a CDS encoding efflux RND transporter periplasmic adaptor subunit, translated as MRVLRGAALIAAGALIASLFSYGRGTDGLARTPSVVQAPAGTSGAPAPPGPPAEAQVPAEAEVTLTAESVSKAGIKTAQVRAVESKSDVRVPGVVTPNSYKEVKVVPIVGGIVIKVHVELGKPVRRGEPLATLFSNDLAETQAKYLSLTAMAEADKRKLQRVKQLVEIGAASRQEFEEITAVRESRVTEIEAARQRLFILGLSRAHVEGLKSPSQIVSHVTVPAPIDGVIINRTANLGQVVGMGQELFTVTDLSDVWVVADIYERDFEAVAVGSDASLTSPAYPGLSIRGRVTYIDPRVDPQTRTAKVRLEVPNPGGRLRLGMYMTVSFATPDGKKVLTVSRAAVQTIGERQVVYIPAKDDEGKFIQRMVQLGPLMGDFYAVLKGLVPGESVVTEGSFFLRAESLRAAPSGGDAGHSSH; from the coding sequence ATGAGAGTTCTTCGCGGAGCCGCCCTGATCGCGGCGGGAGCATTGATCGCAAGTCTCTTCTCGTATGGAAGGGGGACTGACGGCCTGGCCCGCACTCCCTCCGTCGTGCAGGCGCCCGCCGGCACCTCCGGGGCCCCCGCCCCGCCCGGCCCTCCCGCCGAGGCACAGGTCCCGGCGGAGGCCGAGGTCACGCTGACCGCCGAGTCCGTCTCGAAGGCCGGCATCAAGACGGCCCAGGTACGGGCCGTCGAATCCAAGAGCGACGTGCGGGTGCCTGGGGTCGTGACGCCCAACAGCTACAAGGAGGTCAAGGTCGTCCCCATCGTGGGCGGAATCGTGATCAAGGTGCACGTGGAGCTCGGGAAGCCCGTCAGGCGGGGGGAGCCCCTGGCGACCCTGTTCAGCAACGACCTGGCGGAGACCCAGGCGAAATACCTCTCCCTGACCGCCATGGCGGAGGCCGACAAACGTAAGCTCCAGCGGGTGAAGCAGTTGGTCGAGATTGGGGCGGCCAGCCGTCAAGAATTCGAGGAAATCACGGCCGTCCGCGAGAGCCGCGTCACCGAGATCGAGGCGGCGCGGCAACGCCTCTTCATCCTGGGATTGAGCCGCGCCCACGTCGAGGGCCTCAAGAGTCCCAGCCAGATCGTCTCGCACGTGACGGTCCCGGCCCCCATCGACGGCGTGATCATCAACCGTACGGCGAACTTGGGCCAAGTGGTGGGGATGGGTCAGGAGCTCTTCACGGTGACGGATCTCTCGGATGTGTGGGTGGTGGCCGATATTTACGAGAGGGACTTCGAGGCGGTGGCGGTCGGGTCGGATGCCAGCCTGACCTCCCCGGCCTATCCCGGCCTTTCCATCCGGGGACGCGTCACCTACATCGACCCGCGGGTGGACCCGCAGACGCGGACGGCGAAGGTCCGCCTGGAGGTCCCGAACCCCGGCGGCCGGCTGCGGCTCGGCATGTACATGACGGTCTCCTTCGCTACGCCGGACGGGAAAAAGGTGCTGACCGTTTCCCGGGCCGCCGTCCAGACCATCGGGGAGCGGCAGGTGGTGTACATTCCCGCCAAGGACGACGAGGGCAAATTCATTCAGCGCATGGTCCAGCTCGGCCCGCTGATGGGGGACTTCTACGCCGTCCTCAAAGGGCTCGTTCCCGGGGAGTCCGTGGTGACCGAGGGAAGCTTCTTCCTGCGGGCGGAGAGCCTGCGGGCCGCGCCATCAGGCGGGGACGCGGGGCATTCTTCGCATTGA
- a CDS encoding TolC family protein, protein MRKLLFVSIFLGWTFMGAGAPGAQPLEGKSEFTVEGLVTQTLAQNPEIQAMRAEVEAAGGRLRQAGLRPNPMLEFSGQKSVYSPDNNVGVGVTIPLDLNGRLEGRVGVAEREAEMKRKQLSDKERKMRAEVRMKAGEVLAARRNLRFTEELLQANRRAQGVLGERVRKGAAPSLEESLLQVEVNRLEASRRILRSRVEIATLQLKTLAGMAPESPLALNGSLSNLPPALERKEVPNAEIEARPDVALARTETELARAKIEKEKAEGKWDASFNVGYQRMKSGFNLMGLTEAGAMRDIEDTFHFVGVGLTIMLPFRNQNQGNIAAAMAEAKSAERRLAYARLTARQEVAASLAQYEAAKRSLEIYQGGVWEIARRNLDVVWKTYELGRTSLLDAIAEQRRYIEVEMGLTEALKQIFDAATEIERAHAGAAR, encoded by the coding sequence ATGCGGAAGCTCCTCTTCGTCTCGATATTCCTCGGATGGACCTTCATGGGCGCGGGAGCGCCCGGCGCGCAGCCGCTGGAGGGCAAGAGCGAATTCACCGTAGAAGGGCTGGTGACCCAAACCCTCGCGCAAAATCCGGAGATCCAGGCCATGCGCGCCGAGGTGGAAGCCGCGGGAGGGCGGCTCCGGCAGGCGGGGCTCCGTCCCAACCCGATGCTCGAATTCAGCGGGCAAAAGAGCGTCTACAGCCCGGACAACAATGTCGGGGTCGGGGTGACGATTCCGTTGGATTTGAACGGCCGCCTGGAGGGCCGGGTCGGGGTCGCCGAGCGGGAGGCCGAGATGAAACGGAAGCAGCTCAGCGACAAAGAACGGAAGATGCGGGCCGAGGTCCGGATGAAGGCCGGCGAGGTGCTGGCCGCCCGGCGGAATCTCCGCTTCACGGAGGAGCTCCTGCAGGCGAACCGGCGCGCCCAGGGGGTCCTCGGCGAACGGGTGCGCAAGGGCGCCGCGCCCTCGCTCGAGGAGAGCCTGCTCCAGGTCGAGGTCAACCGCCTGGAGGCGAGCCGTCGCATTCTCCGGAGCCGCGTAGAGATCGCGACCCTGCAGCTCAAGACGCTGGCCGGCATGGCTCCCGAGTCGCCTCTCGCGCTCAACGGCTCCTTGTCCAATCTCCCCCCCGCCCTGGAGCGCAAGGAAGTCCCGAATGCGGAAATCGAGGCGCGGCCGGACGTGGCCCTCGCCCGGACGGAGACGGAGCTGGCCCGGGCCAAGATCGAGAAGGAGAAGGCCGAAGGAAAGTGGGACGCGAGCTTCAATGTGGGCTATCAGCGGATGAAGTCGGGCTTCAACCTCATGGGGCTGACCGAAGCCGGCGCCATGAGGGACATCGAGGACACGTTCCATTTCGTGGGCGTGGGCCTCACGATCATGCTCCCCTTCCGGAACCAGAACCAGGGCAACATCGCCGCGGCGATGGCCGAGGCGAAGTCCGCCGAGCGCCGGCTCGCATACGCCCGGCTCACCGCCCGCCAGGAGGTGGCCGCCTCGCTGGCCCAGTACGAGGCCGCCAAGCGCTCGCTGGAGATCTACCAAGGGGGCGTTTGGGAAATCGCGCGCCGCAACCTGGACGTCGTGTGGAAGACATACGAGCTGGGACGGACGTCGCTGCTCGACGCCATCGCCGAGCAGAGAAGATACATCGAGGTCGAGATGGGCCTCACGGAGGCCCTGAAGCAGATTTTCGACGCCGCCACCGAAATCGAGCGCGCCCACGCGGGCGCAGCCCGTTGA
- a CDS encoding FixH family protein yields the protein MPKNRSPLWIAAGILFLSVSLAGGAASGAELKPIRSHKTKDVAIALLSESGQWKQGKNSFILEFKSSANQKPIDAGKVTLSTSMAMPGMAPMIAGASLTPGKAPGQYLGTISFPDSGTRQVTITWDGPAGKGSARLSVPVR from the coding sequence ATGCCTAAGAACCGCTCCCCGCTCTGGATCGCCGCCGGAATTCTCTTTCTGTCCGTGTCCCTCGCCGGAGGCGCGGCCTCGGGGGCGGAGCTCAAACCCATCCGCTCCCACAAGACGAAAGACGTCGCCATCGCCCTTCTCAGCGAGTCCGGCCAGTGGAAGCAGGGGAAGAACTCATTCATCCTGGAGTTCAAGTCCTCCGCGAACCAGAAGCCCATCGACGCGGGCAAGGTCACGCTCAGCACGAGCATGGCGATGCCGGGGATGGCTCCCATGATCGCCGGGGCCTCCCTGACGCCGGGCAAAGCACCGGGACAGTATCTCGGAACCATCAGCTTCCCCGATTCCGGCACGCGGCAGGTGACCATCACGTGGGACGGGCCCGCCGGGAAAGGCTCCGCGCGCCTCTCCGTCCCGGTCCGGTAG
- a CDS encoding efflux RND transporter permease subunit translates to MINWLIEVSLRNRFLVIGLFVLIGGWGYWALRTTPIDAIPDLSDNQVIVFTDWTGRSPQEVEDQITYPLTVSLQGLPGVRVVRSSSAFGFSMIYVIFEDSVDLYFARTRVLERLNLVSKNLPQGVVPVLGPDATGVGHVFWYTVEGKGRSLRDLRSLQDWFIRYQINAVPGVAEVASIGGEIQQYQIDVDPNRLRTFRIPLSMVVDAVMRSNRNVGGNVVEAAGTWSVVRGLGLIESVKDIEEIVVGSENGVPIFVRQVAEVKIGNAFRVSSLVKGTEEAVGGVVVARYGVSTIDVIARVKEKIKDLEAGLPAGVKIVPFYDRSALIQRSVDTLKWTLLEEAAVVTLINIVFLMNIRSIFIVTIPIPLAVLISFLFMRYFGISSNIMSLAGIAIAIGVLVDAGIVVTENAYRFMEKRGVDPKDRRRVFETVLESTRLVGRPIFFAMVIIILAFVPVFALTGQEGKLFHPLAYTKTLAMTGATILSVTLVPVLCSLLIGGSIRGEEDNIVMRFLMALYRPILNWSLRHGVLTIAAAFLLIIAAAALFPRIGKEFMPPLNEGDLLFMPVTDPAVSLPQATEIVKKQNAAIQKFPEVASVVAKVSRADTSTDPSPVNMTETIISLKPESQWRPGMTREKLIGEMDEATTLPGVSNIWTQPIINRINMLSTGIRSEVGLKIFGSDLKTLEGRARAVADVLRKIPGAADVYPEQVTGAPYLDVRVNRVAAARYGITIGAIQDVVETAIGENNLTLTIEGRQRFPVRVRYAPQFRATPHALGSVLVSAPNGTQIPLAQLAEIRSVAGPSMISSENGLLVVAVLLNVRGRDVGSFVDEARPVVARAVNLPQGYYFQWSGQYENEIRAKERIQIVLPVVLLVIYVLLYLTYRSFLEAAHVLLMVPFSLVGGVFLLYALGYNFSVAVWVGFIALFGTAVQTAVVMVIYLEEAVERKREEMGGRLTPQTLLEAVIEGALLRLRPKVMTVSTIVASLLPIMWSTSTGAEIMKPLATPVLGGMVSSLAHVLIVTPVIFYWLRSRELRHEEARAEQSQDAVV, encoded by the coding sequence ATGATCAACTGGCTCATTGAAGTCTCATTGCGGAACCGCTTTCTGGTCATCGGCCTCTTCGTCCTCATCGGGGGATGGGGATACTGGGCCCTCCGGACGACGCCGATAGACGCCATCCCCGATCTATCCGACAACCAGGTCATCGTCTTCACTGACTGGACGGGGCGGTCCCCTCAGGAAGTCGAAGACCAGATCACCTATCCCCTCACGGTGAGCCTGCAGGGCCTCCCCGGCGTGCGCGTCGTGCGCTCCTCCTCGGCGTTCGGCTTCTCGATGATTTACGTGATTTTCGAGGACTCCGTGGATCTTTACTTCGCGCGCACGCGGGTCCTCGAGCGCCTCAACCTGGTTTCCAAGAACCTCCCGCAGGGCGTCGTCCCGGTCCTCGGCCCGGACGCGACCGGGGTGGGGCACGTCTTCTGGTACACGGTGGAGGGAAAAGGCCGCTCCCTGCGCGACCTGCGCTCCCTGCAGGACTGGTTCATCCGCTATCAGATCAACGCCGTGCCCGGCGTGGCCGAGGTGGCCAGCATCGGGGGGGAAATCCAGCAATACCAGATCGACGTCGACCCGAACCGCTTGCGGACGTTCCGCATTCCGCTCTCGATGGTGGTGGACGCCGTCATGCGGAGCAACCGGAACGTGGGCGGAAACGTCGTCGAGGCGGCGGGCACGTGGTCCGTGGTCCGCGGGCTCGGCCTGATCGAGAGCGTGAAGGACATCGAAGAGATCGTCGTCGGCTCGGAAAACGGAGTGCCCATCTTCGTCCGCCAGGTGGCGGAGGTGAAGATCGGGAACGCCTTCCGGGTCAGCTCCCTCGTCAAGGGCACCGAGGAGGCGGTGGGGGGCGTCGTCGTGGCCCGCTACGGGGTGAGCACCATCGACGTGATCGCGCGCGTCAAGGAGAAGATCAAGGACCTAGAGGCGGGCCTCCCGGCGGGCGTGAAAATCGTCCCGTTCTACGATCGATCCGCGCTGATCCAGCGCTCGGTCGACACGCTCAAGTGGACGCTCCTCGAGGAGGCCGCCGTCGTCACCCTGATCAACATCGTTTTCCTGATGAACATCCGCTCCATCTTCATCGTGACGATACCGATTCCGCTCGCCGTGCTGATCTCCTTCCTCTTCATGCGCTATTTCGGGATCAGCTCGAACATCATGTCGCTCGCGGGCATCGCCATCGCCATCGGCGTTCTGGTGGACGCGGGCATCGTCGTCACAGAGAACGCCTACCGTTTCATGGAGAAGCGGGGCGTGGACCCGAAGGATCGCCGCCGGGTTTTCGAGACGGTCCTGGAATCCACCCGGCTCGTCGGCCGGCCCATCTTTTTCGCGATGGTGATCATCATCCTCGCCTTTGTGCCGGTCTTCGCCCTCACCGGCCAGGAGGGAAAGCTCTTCCATCCCCTGGCGTATACGAAAACCTTGGCGATGACGGGCGCGACCATCCTCTCCGTCACCCTTGTGCCGGTTCTGTGCAGCCTGCTGATCGGGGGCAGTATCCGGGGAGAGGAGGACAACATCGTGATGCGGTTTCTCATGGCGCTCTACCGGCCGATCCTGAACTGGTCCCTGAGGCACGGCGTCCTGACGATCGCCGCGGCCTTCCTGCTCATCATCGCCGCGGCGGCGCTCTTCCCCCGAATCGGAAAGGAGTTCATGCCTCCCCTGAACGAGGGGGACTTGCTGTTCATGCCCGTCACCGATCCCGCCGTCTCGCTTCCCCAGGCCACCGAAATCGTCAAGAAGCAAAATGCAGCCATCCAGAAGTTCCCGGAGGTCGCCTCGGTCGTGGCGAAGGTTTCGCGTGCGGATACCTCGACCGATCCTTCCCCCGTCAACATGACCGAGACCATCATCAGCCTCAAGCCGGAGTCCCAATGGCGGCCGGGGATGACACGGGAGAAGCTCATCGGCGAGATGGACGAGGCGACGACCCTTCCCGGCGTCTCGAACATCTGGACCCAGCCCATCATCAACCGGATCAACATGCTTTCGACGGGAATCCGCTCCGAGGTGGGCCTGAAGATATTCGGAAGCGACCTCAAGACCCTGGAGGGGAGGGCGAGGGCGGTGGCCGACGTCCTCAGGAAGATTCCCGGCGCGGCCGACGTGTATCCGGAGCAGGTCACCGGGGCGCCCTATCTGGACGTGCGCGTGAACCGGGTGGCGGCGGCCCGCTACGGGATCACGATCGGCGCCATCCAGGATGTCGTGGAGACGGCGATCGGGGAGAACAACCTGACCCTGACCATCGAGGGACGGCAGCGCTTCCCCGTGCGCGTCCGCTACGCCCCCCAATTCCGGGCGACGCCGCACGCGCTCGGCAGCGTCCTCGTCTCCGCCCCCAACGGCACGCAAATTCCCCTCGCCCAGCTCGCCGAAATCCGCAGTGTCGCCGGCCCCTCCATGATCTCCAGCGAGAACGGACTGCTCGTGGTGGCCGTGCTCCTCAATGTGCGGGGGCGGGACGTCGGGAGCTTTGTGGACGAGGCCCGGCCGGTCGTCGCGCGGGCGGTCAATCTGCCGCAAGGGTACTATTTCCAGTGGAGCGGCCAGTACGAGAACGAGATCCGGGCGAAGGAGCGCATCCAGATTGTGCTGCCCGTCGTCCTGCTGGTGATCTATGTGCTCCTCTACCTGACCTACCGCTCCTTCCTCGAGGCGGCCCATGTGCTCCTGATGGTGCCCTTCAGCCTCGTCGGGGGGGTCTTCCTCCTTTACGCCCTTGGCTACAACTTCTCGGTGGCCGTCTGGGTCGGCTTCATCGCGCTGTTCGGAACGGCCGTCCAGACGGCGGTCGTGATGGTGATCTACTTGGAGGAGGCCGTGGAGCGGAAGCGGGAGGAGATGGGCGGCCGCCTCACCCCCCAGACCCTTCTGGAGGCGGTCATCGAAGGGGCACTGCTTCGCCTGAGGCCGAAGGTCATGACCGTCTCCACCATCGTGGCGAGCCTCCTGCCCATCATGTGGAGCACCTCGACGGGCGCCGAGATAATGAAGCCCTTGGCCACCCCCGTCCTGGGCGGCATGGTGAGCTCCCTGGCCCACGTGCTCATCGTCACGCCCGTCATCTTCTATTGGCTCAGGAGCCGCGAGCTGCGGCACGAGGAGGCGCGCGCGGAGCAGTCGCAGGATGCCGTTGTCTAG